One genomic segment of Brassica napus cultivar Da-Ae chromosome A3, Da-Ae, whole genome shotgun sequence includes these proteins:
- the LOC106437566 gene encoding 50S ribosomal subunit assembly factor BipA-like, with protein MAGPLLRSLWSNTTRRRSFSSQSSPLSPLRAFSAATGAPPNSSLDPNRLRNVAVIAHVDHGKTTLMDRLLRQCGADIPHERAMDSINLERERGITISSKVTSVFWKENELNMVDTPGHADFGGEVERVVGMVEGAILVVDAGEGPLAQTKFVLAKALKYGLRPILLLNKVDRPSVSEERCDEVESLVFDLFANLGATEEQLDFPVLYASAKEGWASSTFTKEPPADARKMSQLLDAVVKHVPPPKADLDAPFLMLVSMMEKDYYLGRILTGRVSSGVVRVGDKVIGLRNTDSASEKIEEAKVVKLMKKKGTTIVSIDAAGAGDIICMAGLTTPSIGHTVASAEVTTALPSVELDPPTISMTFGVNDSPLAGRDGTQLTGGKIGDRLMAEAETNLAINVIPGLSESFEVQGRGELQLGILIENMRREGFELSVSPPKVMYKTEDKQRLEPIEEVTIEINEEHVGLVIESLSHRRAEVIDMCPVPGNDGRTRLSLTCPSRGLVGYRCVFSSDTRGTGFMHRAFLKYEKYRGPLGNVRKGVLVSMGYGTITAHSLMGLEARGTLFVSPGLDSYDGMIIGEHSRDTDLDVNPVKAKELTNIRSVNKDENVKLSPPRLMTLEEAIGYVASDELIEVTPKTIRLRKRCLDVTKRKSQSKRAKE; from the exons CTCTCCCTTGCGAGCCTTCTCTGCTGCCACCGGAGCTCCTCCTAACAGCTCCCTCGATCCTAATAGACTCCGGAACGTGGCTGTGATTGCTCATGTCGATCACGGGAAGACCACCCTCATGGACCGGCTTCTCCGTCAGTGTGGAGCCGACATCCCACACGAGCGCGCCATGGATTCAATCAACCTCGAGCGTGAGCGTGGCATCACTATTTCCTCAAAG GTGACATCCGTGTTTTGGAAAGAAAACGAGCTTAACATGGTAGACACACCTGGTCACGCAGATTTTGGTGGGGAG GTGGAACGAGTCGTTGGTATGGTTGAAGGAGCTATATTAGTTGTTGATGCTGGAGAAGGCCCTCTTGCACAGACAAAGTTTGTTCTTGCTAAGGCCTTGAAGTATGGTCTACGCCCTATTCTTCTCTTAAACAAAGTTGATCGACCTTCAG TATCAGAAGAGAGGTGTGATGAAGTGGAGAGTTTGGTGTTTGATCTTTTTGCAAATCTTGGTGCTACTG AGGAACAACTAGACTTCCCTGTGCTTTATGCCTCGGCAAAAGAAGGGTGGGCATCTTCTACCTTCACCAAAGAGCCTCCTGCAGATGCGAGGAAAATGTCACAGTTGCTTGATGCTGTAGTTAAACATGTTCCCCCACCAAAAGCAGACCTTGATGCGCCTTTTCTGATGCTG GTTTCAATGATGGAAAAGGACTACTATCTAGGACGAATATTAACTGGAAGAGTATCTTCTGGAGTTGTCCGTGTTGGAGACAAAGTCATTGGACTACGCAATACTGATTCAGCCTCTGAGAAAATAGAAGAAGCAAAG GTTGTGAAGCTAATGAAAAAGAAAGGCACGACCATTGTTTCAATTGATGCTGCTGGGGCTGGTGATATAATCTGTATGGCTGGTTTGACAACTCCATCAATAGGTCACACTGTGGCTAGTGCAGAG GTCACAACGGCGCTCCCTTCAGTTGAGCTGGATCCACCAACAATATCTATGACGTTTGGTGTCAATGACTCTCCTCTGGCTGGTCGTGATGGCACACAa TTAACCGGAGGGAAAATTGGGGACCGGCTAATGGCAGaagctgaaacaaatcttgccATAAACGTTATTCCAGGCTTGTCAGAGTCATTTGAAGTCCAAGGAAGAGGAGAACTTCAACTTG GTATCTTGATTGAGAATATGAGACGGGAAGGTTTTGAGCTCTCCGTCTCACCACCTAAAGTCAT GTACAAAACTGAAGATAAACAAAGGCTTGAGCCAATTGAAGAGGTGACTATTGAGATTAATGAGGAGCACGTAGGATTAGTGATAGAATCTCTCTCCCATAGGCGCGCTGAAGTTATTGACATGTGTCCTGTCCCTGGAAATGATGGTAGGACCAGACTGTCATTAACTTGTCCTTCAAG AGGTTTGGTTGGATACAGATGTGTGTTTAGCAGCGACACCCGTGGAACAGGATTCATGCACCGTGCTTTCCTGA AGTATGAAAAGTACCGAGGTCCACTTGGTAATGTTAGGAAAGGAGTTTTG GTTTCGATGGGATATGGAACTATTACAGCTCATTCACTGATGGGTTTGGAAGCTCGTGGGACTCTCTTTGTGTCTCCGGGGCTGGAC TCATACGATGGCATGATTATCGGTGAGCACTCACGAGACACAGATCTTGAT GTTAACCCGGTTAAGGCCAAAGAGCTTACCAACATTCGCTCTGTTAACAAAGACGAGAATGTGAAGCTATCTCCACCTCGCCTC ATGACACTTGAGGAAGCTATAGGATACGTTGCCTCAGATGAACTTATTGAG GTTACTCCAAAGACGATTAGGTTGAGGAAGAGATGTCTAGACGTTACCAAGCGTAAATCACAGAGCAAACGAGCCAAAGAGTAA